A region of the Rhodothermus bifroesti genome:
TGCGCTCTCAACCGACGTGCAGGCCGATCGCCGAGCTATCGCAGCCTCAGGCGATCCAACGGCACCGGGCGACAATAGCACTGCCCGCCAGATTGCCGCCCTTCGGGATACCCTCCTGCTGGCAGGGGGTAGCGAGACGACCGAAACCTTTGCCCTTAACCTGGCAGGACGGATCGGGAGCGCAGCCCGCGATGCAAATGACCGCCTTACGCGCAACCGCGCAGTGGTTGACCATTTAGACGTCCTGCAACAGGGCGTAATGGGCGTCTCGCTCGACGAAGAGCTGGCCAACCTAATTCGCTTTCAACAAGCCTACGCGGCCACAGCACGCGTACTGGACACTGCGCGCCAAATGATGGATACCCTACTGAGCCTTTAAGTAAGTACCAATGAAGCCGCTGCACATTGCCTTTAGCCGCCAACAGAGTCTCTATCAGCTCCAGGCCGAGCGGCAAATTCAGGAACGCCGACTGGAATTGGCCCGACTGCAGGAACAACTGGCCACCGGACGGCGCGTCAACCGTCCATCTGATGACCCCGCAGCCTATAGCCAGAGTCGTGCAATCCAGCTCCTCACGCAACGCTACGAGCAACATGCACGCACCTTGACTACCAGTAAAGCATGGCTAACGGCCACCGAGAATGCCCTGAACACCCTCACTGAGCTATTTAACAGCGCCTATGAAGAAGGGCTGCGCATGGCTACCGATTCCGCTGCTGCTGATGACCGGGCCACGACAGCTGCCCTTTTAGAACAGCGGCTTGAAACCGTGCTCGACCAGCTCAACGCTCGCCACAATGGAGCATACCTGTTTGCTGGCACGCGCACCAATGCCGCACCTTTTCAGCGTAGCGGCACGGTCATTGTTTATACCGGCAACAACCAGCA
Encoded here:
- the flgL gene encoding flagellar hook-associated protein FlgL codes for the protein MKPLHIAFSRQQSLYQLQAERQIQERRLELARLQEQLATGRRVNRPSDDPAAYSQSRAIQLLTQRYEQHARTLTTSKAWLTATENALNTLTELFNSAYEEGLRMATDSAAADDRATTAALLEQRLETVLDQLNARHNGAYLFAGTRTNAAPFQRSGTVIVYTGNNQQRLQEIAPGLTVATSLTGNQLWEVDENSDGTPDFTLTEAWQDLIDALRADDTAQIRTAMARLEKARDHLIARTAEVGEMSRRIQLAETQMQDLQLQLETQRSDLEDADVAQLATQMQRHQLGLEAALQVTSRVLQTSLLNYLQW